One Herpetosiphonaceae bacterium genomic region harbors:
- a CDS encoding Ig-like domain-containing protein, whose translation MKSLKPNLTRRNVLLAIAALVIVVLGVFLGPLALSGPRIVRVTPSDGASDVNPQSSIRVEFDQWILPGSVSAALEPAVPLAMEWQRNAVIIQPQGDLSYDTRYRLTVSAARNILGRSIERATPIAFATLPYVTVARYGPEQDATDVAQRAPITVEFAAPIVDAATIAAAAQDPTLADTLPQPLTLTPQQPGLGRWLSPTLYGFYPENGLHAATTYTATVRAEITPDGSARMEQPVSWQFTTEAPLLAGARPYDGATDVPTTSAIEVRLAPDVDSASARDHFTLYKAESNESVAGTIETSAGSLRFKPAAPLDRSARYEAKLTPGIRTTTGAALNSEPLTWSFTVMGDLEVDQVEPKPDTSEVLTTTKRISVRFNHPVVAVTSLDAQANLPQPLEIAPALEGEGRWLDTSTYVFSPKVALTPSTRYSVRVAAGLQDQTGGRLGQEHAWSFATIKPAVARSEPPDTADQASPRDPLQIHFNQPMDLASLQAAIRLRSSAGASIPGSVAAKGSIATFTPAEPLQRGASYILTVETSARSRDGDGALAKAYQARFRVAPLPALISSRPSDGETNADVGSGIALNFSTPLDWQTVERNLTIDPKPSRVYTATDQANFYISFTMKPETDYRITVGAAARDPYGVSLGSDATVAFRTSPLRPSLMMVGQDQIGVYNANVAARVPLRYVNVPNVSYRLSRVDVNQIPDLLTNYDLWNQFKPDQATLVKEGQQKLPGARNEERVDVLDLGRLDPGTYFVQVNAGGLADRRLMVVSPYALTLKRSSDKLFVWAVDLASGEPVSDLPLLAKSVSYSTKPDQSQPPALQELGSTDAEGILHTNFTSASTYDPIYVWSASGDRFAFATTGWGTGIGPWDFGLPADYGNRLSVGSISTDRPLYQPEHTVYIRGALRMDHDGRYALPGSGQQALLTIADPQGTTIMTSTLPLSEFGTFNTSLTLARSAKLGGYSMIVRLDTEPGRNPEQPPAVQGSFTVSEYRKPAFEVTVTPAQTELIQGEKLEVDVTARYFASGAVANAPVRWRLQATPLFFTSQTAPNYLFENFDDAYESYRWFDGERPFNGELVSEGKGTTDAQGRLKLSLPAELGKNNHSRRLTLSVEITDVDGQVIAGQGQASVHAGAFYIGLRPEGYVAQVGQPQQISLITVDPQDRPVPQRALEIGIYQREWYSAREQGSDGRLYWTSKFTDTLVETQKATTDAQGRGSISFTPKEGGSYRIGAQARDDAGHTIKSSAFTWASGGDTFWGVNDTNRIDLIADKAGYKPGETAKVLVPAPYKGMTALMTIERGEVIEHRLLTIQGTTELLEVPISADYAPNVYVSLVLIKPADKDVPTPDLRVGLVNLPVSTEQQELTIAITPDKETAGPRDEVAYTIKATDHTGKGVKAEVGLALVDKSVLTLADDPNPTLRQAFYEKRPLGVITAQSLTVLMDRVTLRLQAGAKGGGGSAGGDALVRREFPDTAYWNPSVVTGDDGTARISLKLPDTLTTWRMSARGLTADTRVGETTADIIATRPLLIRPSLPRFLTVGDQPTLQAVIHNTTSAAIEATVMLDPGEIALTSAKQQTVNVPANGQTVVRWAAEVPEAGTTTLRFTVKGGDLEDAIEQPLTIQRYMTPEVVASAGQVQNTTVETLQAPADKQGEVRLELVPSLAAGIESGLEYLEQYPYGCTEQTVSRFLPNAVTYRIYKQLGIENQALKTSLEQNLTVAAQRLVSLQNLDGGWGWWSTDQSHPYLTAYVVQGLIEAQKAGFGVDQQVVDRGIAYLQAALDGDALDPAKGPSVDDARSYVLFVLAEAGKADRGRTIALYDKHADLAIYGRAYLLMTLQTLGNEDERIQTLIGELMSSAILGPTHGHWEEREQHYWTMNSDTRTTALVLQALVRTDAGNFLVPNAARYLMSVREDGHWRSTQESAVALMALAEYTVQSGELEASYSYQAALDGKTLSEGTVNRDNLSDPIDVVIALADLKSGGQSQLTIKRQAGSGQSGKGRLYYTLRMRYYEDAASVEPLDQGLAVQREYIAVNSDTLTPTGELIKQARLSDVVQVRLTLTVPENVRYLAVEDMLPAGLEPLDSSLKTVTDVAQDPTLTNADAEAEYPYWWYFGQTEIHHNRVALFATDLPKGTYHYTYLARATTTGTFQTLPATAYQMYAPEVFGRSAGATFTVTAP comes from the coding sequence ATGAAATCTTTAAAGCCAAACCTGACGCGACGCAACGTGCTGCTCGCCATCGCAGCGCTCGTGATCGTCGTGCTGGGCGTATTCCTCGGCCCGCTGGCGCTGTCCGGGCCGCGCATTGTGCGCGTCACTCCATCCGATGGCGCGTCCGATGTCAATCCACAGAGCAGCATCCGAGTCGAGTTCGATCAGTGGATCTTGCCCGGCTCTGTCAGCGCGGCACTCGAACCAGCCGTACCGCTGGCGATGGAGTGGCAGCGCAACGCCGTGATCATTCAGCCACAGGGCGATCTAAGCTACGACACGCGCTACCGCCTGACCGTCAGCGCTGCCAGGAATATCCTCGGTCGGTCGATCGAGCGCGCCACGCCGATTGCGTTTGCTACGCTGCCCTATGTTACAGTGGCACGCTACGGCCCGGAGCAGGACGCGACCGATGTGGCCCAGCGCGCGCCGATCACTGTCGAGTTCGCAGCGCCGATCGTGGATGCCGCGACGATCGCCGCAGCCGCGCAAGACCCGACGCTTGCCGATACGCTGCCGCAGCCGCTCACGCTGACGCCGCAGCAGCCGGGCCTGGGCCGCTGGCTCTCGCCCACGCTCTACGGCTTTTATCCTGAGAACGGCCTGCACGCCGCCACCACCTACACCGCGACCGTCCGCGCCGAGATCACGCCCGATGGAAGCGCGCGGATGGAGCAGCCGGTAAGCTGGCAGTTCACCACCGAAGCGCCGCTGCTGGCCGGAGCGCGGCCCTACGACGGCGCGACCGACGTGCCGACGACCAGCGCGATCGAGGTGCGGCTTGCTCCCGACGTAGACAGCGCCTCCGCGCGCGACCACTTTACGCTCTACAAAGCCGAGAGCAACGAGTCCGTCGCGGGCACGATCGAGACGAGCGCGGGCAGCCTGCGCTTCAAGCCCGCTGCGCCGCTCGATCGCAGCGCGCGCTACGAGGCGAAGCTCACCCCCGGCATCCGCACAACCACCGGCGCGGCGCTCAACAGCGAGCCGCTGACGTGGAGCTTCACCGTGATGGGCGATCTGGAGGTCGATCAGGTCGAGCCAAAGCCCGACACCAGCGAGGTGCTGACGACGACCAAGCGGATCAGTGTCCGCTTCAACCATCCGGTCGTAGCCGTGACCAGCCTGGACGCGCAGGCCAATCTGCCGCAGCCGCTAGAGATCGCCCCGGCGCTTGAGGGCGAGGGCCGCTGGCTCGACACCAGCACCTACGTCTTCTCGCCGAAGGTCGCGCTCACGCCCTCGACGCGCTACAGCGTGCGTGTCGCTGCCGGGCTACAAGACCAGACCGGCGGCAGGCTGGGCCAGGAGCACGCCTGGAGCTTCGCCACGATCAAGCCCGCCGTCGCCAGGAGCGAGCCGCCGGACACCGCCGATCAGGCCAGCCCGCGCGATCCGCTCCAGATCCACTTCAACCAGCCGATGGATCTCGCCAGCCTGCAAGCCGCGATCAGGCTGCGGTCGAGCGCGGGCGCGAGCATTCCCGGCTCCGTCGCCGCCAAGGGCAGCATCGCCACGTTCACGCCAGCGGAGCCGTTGCAGCGCGGCGCAAGCTACATCCTCACCGTCGAAACGTCGGCCCGCTCCAGGGATGGCGACGGCGCGCTGGCAAAAGCCTACCAGGCGCGCTTTCGTGTCGCGCCGCTGCCTGCGCTGATTAGCTCCCGCCCGTCGGATGGCGAAACTAACGCCGATGTCGGATCGGGCATTGCGCTGAACTTCAGCACCCCGCTCGATTGGCAGACGGTCGAGCGCAACCTGACGATCGATCCCAAGCCCAGCCGCGTCTACACCGCGACCGACCAGGCCAACTTCTATATCAGCTTCACGATGAAGCCGGAAACCGACTACCGCATCACGGTCGGGGCGGCGGCGCGCGATCCCTACGGCGTTTCGCTCGGCAGCGACGCGACCGTTGCTTTCCGCACCAGCCCGCTCCGCCCATCGCTGATGATGGTCGGCCAGGATCAGATCGGCGTCTATAACGCCAACGTCGCGGCGCGCGTTCCGCTACGTTACGTCAATGTGCCAAACGTCAGCTACCGGCTGTCGCGGGTCGATGTCAACCAGATACCGGATCTGCTGACCAACTACGATCTATGGAACCAATTCAAGCCCGATCAGGCCACGCTGGTCAAGGAGGGCCAGCAAAAGCTGCCCGGCGCGCGCAACGAGGAGCGCGTGGACGTGCTCGATCTTGGGCGGCTCGATCCCGGCACCTACTTTGTGCAGGTCAACGCCGGCGGCCTCGCCGATCGGCGGCTGATGGTCGTCAGCCCGTACGCGCTGACGCTCAAGCGCAGCAGCGACAAGCTCTTTGTCTGGGCGGTCGATCTCGCCAGCGGCGAGCCAGTGAGCGATCTACCGCTGCTGGCAAAGTCGGTGTCATACTCGACGAAGCCTGATCAGAGCCAGCCGCCCGCGCTGCAAGAGCTGGGCAGCACCGACGCCGAAGGCATCCTGCACACGAATTTCACCAGCGCCAGCACCTACGATCCGATCTATGTCTGGTCGGCGTCGGGTGATCGATTCGCCTTCGCTACGACCGGCTGGGGCACCGGGATCGGCCCGTGGGACTTTGGCCTGCCCGCCGACTACGGAAACCGGCTGAGCGTCGGCAGCATCTCCACCGATCGCCCGCTCTACCAGCCGGAGCACACGGTCTATATCCGTGGCGCGCTGCGCATGGATCACGATGGGCGCTACGCGCTGCCCGGCTCGGGCCAGCAGGCACTCCTGACGATCGCCGATCCGCAGGGCACGACGATCATGACCTCCACGCTGCCGCTGAGCGAGTTCGGAACGTTCAACACCAGCCTGACGCTCGCGCGCAGCGCCAAACTCGGCGGCTACAGCATGATCGTGCGGCTGGACACCGAGCCGGGCAGGAATCCTGAGCAGCCGCCCGCCGTGCAGGGCAGCTTCACCGTCTCCGAGTATCGCAAGCCCGCATTTGAGGTGACGGTCACGCCCGCTCAAACCGAGCTGATCCAGGGCGAGAAGCTGGAAGTCGACGTTACGGCGCGCTACTTCGCCAGCGGCGCGGTCGCCAACGCGCCGGTCCGCTGGCGGCTCCAGGCGACGCCGCTCTTCTTCACCAGCCAGACCGCGCCCAACTACCTCTTCGAGAACTTCGACGATGCGTACGAGTCGTACCGCTGGTTCGACGGCGAGCGCCCCTTCAACGGCGAGCTGGTCAGCGAGGGCAAGGGCACGACCGACGCGCAGGGACGGCTCAAGCTGAGCCTTCCGGCGGAGCTGGGCAAGAACAACCACAGCCGCAGGCTCACGCTCAGCGTCGAAATCACCGATGTCGACGGCCAGGTGATCGCCGGGCAGGGCCAGGCCAGCGTTCACGCCGGAGCGTTCTACATCGGCCTGCGGCCCGAAGGCTACGTCGCGCAGGTCGGCCAGCCGCAGCAGATCTCGCTGATCACGGTCGATCCGCAGGACAGGCCGGTGCCGCAGCGCGCGCTTGAGATCGGCATCTACCAGCGCGAGTGGTACAGCGCCCGCGAGCAAGGCTCCGACGGGCGGCTCTACTGGACCTCCAAGTTCACCGATACGCTGGTCGAGACGCAAAAGGCGACGACCGACGCGCAGGGCCGTGGCAGCATTAGCTTCACGCCCAAAGAAGGCGGCTCCTACCGCATCGGCGCGCAGGCCCGTGACGACGCCGGGCACACCATCAAGTCGAGCGCCTTCACCTGGGCCAGCGGCGGCGATACCTTCTGGGGCGTCAACGACACCAACCGCATCGATCTGATCGCCGACAAAGCCGGCTATAAGCCGGGCGAGACGGCCAAAGTGCTGGTGCCAGCGCCCTACAAAGGCATGACCGCGCTGATGACGATCGAGCGCGGCGAGGTGATCGAGCACCGGCTGCTGACGATCCAGGGCACGACCGAGCTGCTTGAGGTGCCGATCAGCGCCGACTACGCGCCGAACGTCTATGTCTCGCTGGTGCTGATCAAACCGGCGGATAAGGACGTGCCGACGCCCGATCTGCGCGTGGGCCTGGTCAATCTGCCAGTCTCGACCGAGCAGCAGGAGCTAACGATCGCGATCACGCCCGACAAAGAAACCGCCGGGCCGCGCGACGAGGTGGCCTACACGATCAAAGCGACCGATCACACCGGCAAAGGCGTCAAGGCCGAGGTCGGGCTGGCATTGGTCGATAAATCGGTGCTGACGCTGGCCGACGATCCCAACCCGACGCTGCGCCAGGCGTTCTACGAGAAGCGGCCCCTGGGCGTGATCACCGCCCAATCGCTGACCGTGCTGATGGATCGGGTCACGCTGCGGCTTCAGGCGGGCGCGAAGGGCGGCGGCGGCAGCGCAGGCGGCGACGCGCTGGTTCGCCGCGAGTTTCCCGACACCGCCTACTGGAACCCGTCGGTCGTCACGGGCGACGACGGCACGGCCAGGATCTCGCTGAAGCTGCCCGACACGCTGACCACCTGGCGCATGTCCGCGCGCGGCCTGACTGCCGATACTCGTGTGGGAGAGACGACCGCCGACATCATCGCCACGCGACCGCTGCTGATCCGACCGTCGCTGCCGCGCTTCCTGACTGTCGGCGATCAGCCGACGTTGCAGGCGGTGATCCACAACACCACGTCGGCGGCGATCGAGGCTACGGTGATGCTCGATCCGGGCGAGATCGCGCTGACCTCGGCCAAGCAGCAGACCGTCAACGTGCCCGCGAATGGGCAGACGGTGGTGCGCTGGGCGGCTGAGGTGCCGGAGGCGGGCACGACCACGCTGCGCTTCACGGTCAAGGGCGGCGATCTGGAGGACGCGATCGAGCAGCCGCTCACGATTCAGCGCTACATGACGCCGGAGGTCGTCGCCAGCGCGGGCCAGGTGCAGAACACCACCGTCGAGACGCTGCAAGCGCCCGCCGACAAGCAGGGCGAGGTCCGGCTTGAGCTGGTGCCGTCGCTTGCCGCCGGGATCGAAAGCGGGCTGGAATACCTTGAGCAGTATCCCTACGGCTGCACCGAGCAGACCGTCAGCCGCTTCCTGCCGAACGCCGTAACGTACCGCATCTACAAGCAGCTCGGCATCGAAAACCAGGCGCTCAAAACGTCGCTTGAGCAAAACCTGACGGTCGCCGCGCAGCGCCTCGTCAGCCTCCAGAATCTTGACGGTGGCTGGGGCTGGTGGAGCACCGACCAGAGCCATCCGTATCTGACGGCGTATGTCGTGCAGGGCTTGATCGAGGCGCAGAAGGCCGGATTCGGCGTTGACCAGCAGGTCGTCGACAGAGGCATCGCCTATCTGCAAGCGGCGCTCGACGGCGATGCGCTCGATCCGGCCAAAGGGCCATCGGTTGACGATGCTCGCAGCTACGTGCTCTTCGTGCTGGCAGAGGCGGGCAAGGCCGATCGCGGTCGGACGATCGCGCTCTACGACAAGCACGCCGATCTGGCGATCTACGGTCGGGCCTACCTGCTGATGACGCTCCAAACGCTCGGCAACGAGGACGAGCGCATCCAGACGTTGATCGGCGAGCTGATGAGCAGCGCGATCCTTGGGCCGACACACGGCCACTGGGAGGAGCGCGAGCAGCACTACTGGACCATGAACAGCGATACGCGCACGACGGCGCTGGTGCTTCAGGCGCTCGTCCGCACCGACGCCGGCAACTTCCTGGTGCCGAACGCCGCGCGCTACCTGATGAGCGTGCGCGAGGATGGGCACTGGCGCTCGACGCAGGAGTCGGCGGTGGCGCTGATGGCGCTGGCCGAGTACACCGTGCAGAGCGGCGAGCTTGAGGCCAGCTACAGCTACCAGGCGGCGCTCGACGGCAAGACGCTCAGCGAGGGCACCGTCAATCGCGACAACCTCAGCGATCCGATCGATGTGGTGATCGCGCTGGCTGATCTCAAATCGGGCGGCCAGAGCCAGCTCACGATCAAGCGGCAGGCGGGCAGCGGCCAGAGCGGCAAGGGACGGCTCTACTACACCCTGCGGATGCGCTACTACGAGGATGCCGCGTCGGTCGAGCCGCTCGATCAGGGCCTCGCGGTTCAGCGCGAGTACATCGCCGTCAACAGCGACACGCTGACGCCCACCGGCGAGCTGATCAAGCAGGCCAGGCTCAGCGATGTCGTGCAGGTGCGGCTCACGCTCACGGTGCCGGAGAATGTGCGCTACCTTGCGGTCGAGGATATGCTTCCGGCTGGTCTGGAGCCGCTGGATAGCAGCCTCAAGACCGTGACCGATGTCGCGCAAGATCCCACGCTGACCAACGCCGATGCCGAGGCCGAGTACCCGTACTGGTGGTACTTCGGGCAGACCGAGATCCATCACAATCGCGTGGCGCTCTTCGCCACCGACCTGCCGAAGGGCACCTATCACTATACCTATCTGGCACGCGCCACAACTACCGGAACGTTCCAGACGCTCCCGGCGACGGCCTACCAGATGTACGCGCCGGAGGTCTTCGGACGCAGCGCGGGAGCGACGTTCACCGTGACAGCGCCGTAA
- a CDS encoding LPXTG cell wall anchor domain-containing protein: MYKQLSLLIVATLLWLGASAAIPAQASTTAINASDLRALLSSQLGEHVILAASATNAALGGRDAEFKAAADALDANSVDLAKAIGSVYGAEAEQAFLPLWRTHIGFFVDYTQGVAAKDQAKQDKAVADLTQYTQDFGAFLNSANPNLPKDAVADLVKTHVLTLKDVVDAQAAGDQAKAYTALRTSYAHMDMIAGPLAGAIGKQFPNKFAGSADSAAANLRTTLNLGLQEHVVLASSATNAALHGRDAEFKAAADALDANSVDLSKAIGSVYGAEAEQAFLPLWRTHIGFFVDYTQGVAAKDQAKQDQAVADLTQYTQDFGAFLSSANPNLPKDAVADLVKTHVLTLKDVVDAQATDDYAKAYTAQRNAYAHMSMIADPLASAIVQQFPDKFGATAAGAAANDSSHTPAMMPNTGAETPMLYALIVVAVALMLGGLALARRYRRTV; the protein is encoded by the coding sequence ATGTATAAGCAACTTTCCCTGCTGATCGTAGCCACGCTGCTCTGGCTTGGAGCAAGCGCTGCCATTCCGGCCCAGGCTTCCACTACGGCGATCAACGCATCCGATCTCCGCGCGCTGCTCAGCTCGCAGCTCGGCGAGCATGTGATACTGGCTGCCAGCGCTACGAATGCGGCGCTCGGCGGACGTGATGCGGAGTTCAAGGCGGCAGCCGACGCGCTCGACGCCAACTCCGTCGATCTCGCCAAGGCGATCGGCTCGGTCTATGGCGCGGAGGCCGAGCAAGCCTTCCTGCCGCTCTGGCGCACGCATATCGGCTTCTTCGTCGATTACACTCAGGGCGTCGCCGCCAAGGACCAGGCCAAGCAAGACAAGGCGGTTGCCGATCTGACCCAGTACACCCAGGACTTCGGCGCGTTCCTCAATTCCGCCAATCCCAACCTGCCCAAAGATGCCGTCGCCGATCTGGTCAAGACCCATGTGCTGACCCTCAAGGATGTCGTCGATGCGCAGGCCGCTGGCGATCAGGCCAAAGCCTACACCGCGCTCCGCACGTCCTACGCGCACATGGATATGATCGCCGGGCCGCTGGCGGGCGCGATCGGTAAGCAGTTCCCCAACAAGTTCGCTGGCAGCGCCGACTCAGCCGCCGCGAACCTGCGCACAACGCTCAACCTGGGCCTGCAAGAGCATGTGGTGCTGGCGTCGAGCGCGACCAACGCCGCGCTGCACGGGCGTGACGCGGAGTTCAAGGCGGCAGCCGACGCGCTCGACGCCAACTCCGTCGACCTCTCCAAGGCGATCGGCTCGGTCTATGGCGCGGAGGCCGAACAAGCCTTCCTGCCGCTCTGGCGCACGCATATCGGCTTCTTCGTCGATTACACTCAGGGCGTCGCCGCCAAGGACCAGGCCAAGCAGGACCAGGCGGTTGCCGATCTGACCCAGTACACCCAGGACTTCGGCGCGTTCCTCAGCTCGGCCAATCCCAACCTGCCCAAAGATGCCGTCGCCGATCTCGTCAAGACCCACGTCCTGACGCTCAAGGATGTCGTCGATGCCCAGGCGACCGACGACTACGCCAAGGCCTATACCGCGCAGCGCAACGCATACGCCCATATGTCGATGATCGCCGATCCGCTAGCCAGCGCCATCGTCCAGCAGTTCCCCGACAAATTCGGCGCGACGGCGGCAGGCGCGGCAGCCAACGACTCATCGCATACGCCAGCGATGATGCCGAATACCGGCGCTGAAACGCCGATGCTGTACGCACTGATCGTCGTGGCCGTGGCGCTGATGCTTGGCGGGCTGGCTCTGGCCCGACGCTACCGCCGTACGGTCTAA
- a CDS encoding plastocyanin/azurin family copper-binding protein — protein MNNPLMRSGIGTLALLLGLLLAACGSTTTPPSASGVAAASATATPQPTPAATATPAPTAAPTATVVPAEAAQPGATAAAQAETAATIKLFMFKPAVLDVRTGTTVIWTNEDAIEHSITAGMPGQPGDAFDSGFFEQGGTFAFTFTEPGEYAYFCKRHESMLGKVNVTAP, from the coding sequence ATGAATAACCCACTGATGAGATCAGGGATCGGCACGCTGGCGCTGCTGCTTGGGCTGCTGCTGGCGGCCTGCGGCTCCACAACCACGCCGCCATCGGCGAGCGGAGTTGCGGCGGCAAGCGCGACGGCGACCCCACAGCCAACACCGGCTGCGACGGCCACGCCAGCGCCCACGGCAGCGCCGACCGCGACGGTCGTCCCAGCCGAGGCGGCTCAGCCGGGCGCGACGGCTGCGGCGCAGGCTGAGACAGCGGCCACGATCAAGCTCTTCATGTTCAAGCCCGCTGTCCTGGACGTCCGGACGGGCACGACGGTGATTTGGACGAATGAGGATGCGATCGAGCATAGCATCACGGCGGGCATGCCGGGCCAGCCCGGCGACGCCTTCGACTCAGGCTTCTTCGAGCAGGGCGGCACGTTTGCCTTTACCTTTACCGAGCCGGGCGAGTACGCCTACTTTTGCAAGCGTCACGAGTCGATGCTCGGCAAGGTCAACGTTACCGCGCCATGA
- a CDS encoding sigma-70 family RNA polymerase sigma factor has protein sequence MEATDEELIERLASGDLAALDALYTRYARPVFSLALRILTDSADAEEVTQDVFERVWRHAPTFDAQRGRFGSWLLSMTHHVAIDRVRKRQRRPQQADAQASEWSLPNEPSSHDVPESVLRNLQAEQVRRALRSLPPSQQQAIELAYFGGLSHLEIAAALGDPLGTVKARIRRGMDRLRSALERFVTEGEV, from the coding sequence GTGGAGGCAACCGACGAGGAATTGATCGAGCGGCTGGCGAGCGGCGACCTGGCCGCGCTGGATGCGCTCTACACGCGCTACGCACGGCCCGTCTTTTCGCTGGCGCTGCGCATCCTGACCGATAGCGCCGATGCCGAGGAAGTGACCCAGGATGTGTTCGAGCGAGTCTGGCGTCACGCGCCCACGTTCGATGCGCAGCGCGGACGATTCGGGAGCTGGCTGCTGAGCATGACGCATCATGTGGCGATCGATCGCGTTCGTAAGCGTCAGCGCCGCCCGCAGCAGGCCGACGCGCAGGCCAGCGAGTGGTCGCTGCCGAACGAGCCGAGCAGCCACGACGTGCCCGAGTCGGTGCTGCGTAACCTCCAGGCGGAGCAAGTACGCCGCGCGCTGCGCTCGCTGCCGCCGTCGCAGCAGCAGGCGATCGAGCTGGCCTATTTCGGAGGATTAAGTCATCTGGAGATTGCGGCAGCGCTGGGAGATCCGCTAGGCACCGTGAAAGCCCGCATCCGACGCGGTATGGATCGGCTCCGATCAGCCTTAGAGCGCTTTGTGACAGAGGGTGAAGTATGA
- a CDS encoding anti-sigma factor — translation MTDQHVDELIDLYALGALEPGEQVAVDEHLDECPRCRALLEEAKQLVQLFAWTPDQHDPPPALRGKVMQRVAHLQHLQGKTRRSWWERFSLPPWLRSPRLGLQLSGALLLLVALLGWRTVRLQDEIASLRGQLAEQQSLVAVLYAPGTRIVPLAATDPEAPQGYLLFDPSRARAVLKTTALAALPQDKTYQLWLIADNQPESVGLLSVDPNGQGAAEILAQRPIGQYQAFGISVEPAGGSAQPTTTPIILETL, via the coding sequence ATGACCGACCAGCATGTTGACGAGCTGATCGATTTGTATGCGCTTGGTGCGCTTGAGCCCGGCGAGCAGGTTGCGGTTGACGAGCATTTGGATGAGTGCCCACGCTGCCGCGCGCTGTTAGAGGAGGCCAAGCAGCTTGTGCAGCTTTTTGCGTGGACTCCCGATCAGCACGATCCGCCGCCCGCGCTCCGTGGCAAAGTGATGCAGCGCGTTGCCCATCTGCAACATCTTCAGGGCAAGACCCGCCGCTCGTGGTGGGAGCGCTTTTCGCTCCCGCCGTGGCTGCGCTCGCCGCGCCTCGGGCTGCAACTTTCAGGCGCGCTGCTGCTCCTGGTGGCGCTGCTCGGCTGGCGCACCGTGCGGCTCCAGGATGAGATCGCCAGCCTGCGCGGGCAACTGGCGGAGCAACAATCGCTGGTGGCGGTGCTGTACGCGCCCGGCACGCGCATCGTTCCGCTCGCGGCGACCGATCCCGAAGCGCCGCAGGGCTACCTGCTGTTCGATCCCAGCCGCGCGCGTGCCGTGCTCAAGACGACGGCGCTGGCGGCGCTGCCACAGGATAAGACCTACCAGCTCTGGCTGATCGCCGACAATCAGCCCGAAAGCGTGGGCCTGCTCAGCGTCGATCCGAATGGACAGGGCGCTGCTGAGATCCTGGCGCAGCGTCCGATCGGGCAGTATCAGGCGTTCGGTATCAGCGTCGAGCCCGCCGGGGGCAGCGCGCAGCCGACGACCACCCCGATCATTCTGGAAACCCTCTAG